The Candidatus Edwardsbacteria bacterium region GACCTTGCCGTCGGTCGGCTTGTCTATCTGGATGATGGCCAGCAGCTTCTTCTCCTTGGAATACAGCGGCACTATCAGCAGGTTGCCGGCCTGCCAATCCCCGCCCTTGCCTTCCTTGTTGGGATGGGGGCTGTCCCCGTTGCCTTCATCTTTGCCGAAAGGCAGAAAAAAGGAATTTCCTATCCTGTATTCAGGTTTCATCAGGTTCAGATATTGCTCCAGGTTGGAATGCACCTGCCGGATGCTCTCGAACTCCTCGGGGCTGAAACCGGAGGCCGCCTTGTGGGTAAGCAACTGGCCGCCGCCCTCGACCAGGCTGATCAGGACCGCCTCAAAGCCCAGGCTGCTGTGAATGCCCTCCACGATCACTGATAGGATCTCCTCCAGTTTGAGCGAAGAAAGGATGGTGCTGGAAAGGTACTGCAGGGTGGAAAGCTCGGTGTTGACCTCGATCTGCCGTTTTAAGGCCAGATTAAGCCGAGTGTTGGTGTCGGCCAGCTTGTTCTCGCTGCTTCGTATCTCAGAGAACAGGGCCGCATTCTTCCAGGCCACTGCGGCCTGGTTGGTGAACAGCGAAGCCAGTTCGTACTCCCGGTCGGTAAAGCCCCGAGATACTTCCCGCCCTATGACCAGTACCGCCTCGGCCCGTTCCTGGACCATCAGCGGAAGCACCAGCAACGACTCGGCCTCCGCGGTGGTGCCAGGCACCACTTCGGTCCTCTGGTCCCTGTCGGTATTTTTGATCATCTCCGCCGCCCCGCTCCTGGCGATGGCCCCTGTCAGTCCGGTGTCCACAGAGAATGGCAGGTCGGCCATTATCTCCCGGGCGTTTGGCCCCCTGGCCAGGATGGGGCTGAGCTGTCTTCTCTCCCAATCGGCCCGATAGATGGCCAGCCGTTCAAACGGGATCAACTGTTCGATCTGGCCGGCGATCTGCTCCAGCATCTGGTTGACATCCAGCGTTCCCAGCAACAGGGAGCTGGTATCCAGCAGGGCCTTTTGGGCCGTGATCCTTCCATCCAGGGCCGCCACCAGTTCGGCCCTTTCCAGGGCCATGGCCAGTGAGTTGCCCAGGGTCAAGGCCAATTCCATATCTTTGCGGCCAAAACGGTGGAGATTGCCGGAATAGTTGTTGATGTTCAGCACCCCGATCACCCGGTTCTTGGCCATCAGAGGAACGGATATAGTGGAGGCCAAAGCTTCCTCCTGCCCGGTCAGTTTGAAACGCTGGTCCTGGCTCAGGTCCTCGGCAAGCACCGGCTGCATTTTCTCCGCCACCCAGCCGGCCAGCCCCTGCCCTACCGAGAAGGCCGCCTTGTCTATGGTTGCAGGTGACAGCCCCTTGGAAGCCTTTATTCTCAGCTTTTGGTCGTGGGGATCCATCAGCATTATCGAAAGGGTGTCGGCGGTTATCACCTGGGATACGGTATCCATCCCCAATTTTAATATCTCACTGGCGTCGGTGAACGAGGTGATGGCCTGGCTGAACTGGTACAGAATGGACAGTTGTTTCAGGCCCTCCACCATATCATGATACAAACCGGCGTTGTCCAGCACCAGGGCCGCCTGAAAGGCCAGGGCCTCGGCGGAAAGCACGTCCTGGTCCGAAAAATCGCCGCCATCCTCTTTGTCGGCCGCATAGATCAGCCCGATGATCCGGTTCCTGGTGGACAGCGGAATGACGATGACCTTGGATATCTCGAACAGCCTGGCGAAATCCCTCAGGATATACGGATCGTGGGCCACATCGTTGCTGTAGTACGAACGGCCCTTCTGGAAGACCGTCGCGGCGATGCCTCCCTGGTCCAGCCGGAAGCGGAAATGTCCGGACATGGTTTCGACATCCCCGTACTTTTCCTTCTGGGTCCGGGACAGCGGCGGAGAATAATAGACCGGAAGCTGGACCTTGACCTCGTCGGTCTCCTGGTTGTAAAGGCTTATCAGGCATTTCTTCACCGCCAGGGCGGAGGCGATCTTCTCCACTATCTTTCCGGTCACCGTTCCCAGGTCGCTGTTCACCGACAGGCTCTGGGAGATGCTGTTGATGTCGGAGAGCTCTCGGATCCTCCTCTCGGCCAGCTCCTCCAGCCTGATCTTGTTGATGGTCAGGGCGGCCTGCCCGGCAAAATTCTCCAGCAGCCTGATATCATCCTGGTCGAAAGCATCGACGGCGGGGCTTTCGATGTCCAGCACCCCTATTACTTCATCCTTATGCCAAAGCGGAATAGCCACCTCAGAACGGCAGCCCGGGACGCCCTCCAGATATCTCTGGTCCTTCAAAACATCAGGCGCATAAAGGGTCTTGCCGCAAGACGCCGCCCAACCGCATATGCCCTGCTGGCCTATCTTCAGCTTCAGCCCCATCTGTTTTTGAGGATACCCTACCGCCGCCTTGATAAAAAGATTTTGCCCGTTCTCGTCTTTTAACAGGATGGCGCAATTCGGGTATCCCAAGGAGTGGCTGATGATCTCCAGAATGGTATTCAGAACCTGCCCCAGGTTCTGCTGATTTACCGCGGCGTTGGTGACCTGGAAAAGGGTGGACAGTTCCTTGATGCTCTGTTTTGATTCTCCATGCATTTTAGCGTTATATATGGCCCCGGCCGCCTGGTTGGCCAAGATCTCGGACAGCTTCAAAGTATCGCCGGTCAGAGTGTCGTGGTGCTGGTCGTCCCAGATCATCAGGATGCCCAGGCAGAGATTCCCGGCCAGCAACGGCACTCCCAGCCAGGCCTTGGTTTCCGGAGCGGTGGTCTTCAGTCTGCGTTTCCGGCATTCCCTTTTATAGTCGTTGCTGAGGATCGGCTCCCTTTTCTCCCAGACATAGGTCGCCAGCCCCTGCCCCAGCGGAAAACTCTCCGGCCTCACTTTCCGGCCGTTCCGGTATTCGAAGATCACAGTGAATATTTTTTTCTCCGGCTCCGCCAGGGCCAGCAGCATGTTCCGGGGTTTGATGAACCTGATGATCCGGCTGTATATCTCCTCAAAGATGCTGTCGGAATCGGCGCAGGTGGCGGCGGCCCGGCTGACCTTGACGATGGTGTCCAGCAGGATGTCATTGTCGCCGGTTCCAGGAAGAGCACTGCAGGCAGCGGTCTTGGGCAATTTGCGCTGGACGGCCTTTCCCCGCAAAGGATGTTTGCCGCTTTTTTTCGAGATCATTTCACTCGCCCTCCTTGATGCCCGATTCCCGGCGGAACAGTTCGGTGAAGGCGTTGACTATCTTATGGTCGAACTGGGTGCCCGCGGCGTCCTGCAGCCGTTGCAGGGCCACTTGGAAGCTGAAAGCCTTGCGGTACGGGCGATCGGAGGTCATGGCCTCGAAGGCGTCGGCCACGGCTATGATCCTGGCCTCCAGGGGGATGTCGTCGCCCTTTATGCCGCGGGGATACCCCGAGCCGTCGTAATACTCGTGATGACAGTAGATGACCTCCCCGGTATGGCTCAGGGCGTCGATCTCCAGCACCAGCCGGCTGCCAATGACCGGATGCAGCTTGACCTCCTGGAACTCGGCGGTGGACAGCACATCCGGCTTGGCCAAAATGTCCTCCCTGATCCCCAGCTTGCCAATATCGTGAAGCAGCGAACTGTAATCGACC contains the following coding sequences:
- a CDS encoding GAF domain-containing protein, whose amino-acid sequence is MISKKSGKHPLRGKAVQRKLPKTAACSALPGTGDNDILLDTIVKVSRAAATCADSDSIFEEIYSRIIRFIKPRNMLLALAEPEKKIFTVIFEYRNGRKVRPESFPLGQGLATYVWEKREPILSNDYKRECRKRRLKTTAPETKAWLGVPLLAGNLCLGILMIWDDQHHDTLTGDTLKLSEILANQAAGAIYNAKMHGESKQSIKELSTLFQVTNAAVNQQNLGQVLNTILEIISHSLGYPNCAILLKDENGQNLFIKAAVGYPQKQMGLKLKIGQQGICGWAASCGKTLYAPDVLKDQRYLEGVPGCRSEVAIPLWHKDEVIGVLDIESPAVDAFDQDDIRLLENFAGQAALTINKIRLEELAERRIRELSDINSISQSLSVNSDLGTVTGKIVEKIASALAVKKCLISLYNQETDEVKVQLPVYYSPPLSRTQKEKYGDVETMSGHFRFRLDQGGIAATVFQKGRSYYSNDVAHDPYILRDFARLFEISKVIVIPLSTRNRIIGLIYAADKEDGGDFSDQDVLSAEALAFQAALVLDNAGLYHDMVEGLKQLSILYQFSQAITSFTDASEILKLGMDTVSQVITADTLSIMLMDPHDQKLRIKASKGLSPATIDKAAFSVGQGLAGWVAEKMQPVLAEDLSQDQRFKLTGQEEALASTISVPLMAKNRVIGVLNINNYSGNLHRFGRKDMELALTLGNSLAMALERAELVAALDGRITAQKALLDTSSLLLGTLDVNQMLEQIAGQIEQLIPFERLAIYRADWERRQLSPILARGPNAREIMADLPFSVDTGLTGAIARSGAAEMIKNTDRDQRTEVVPGTTAEAESLLVLPLMVQERAEAVLVIGREVSRGFTDREYELASLFTNQAAVAWKNAALFSEIRSSENKLADTNTRLNLALKRQIEVNTELSTLQYLSSTILSSLKLEEILSVIVEGIHSSLGFEAVLISLVEGGGQLLTHKAASGFSPEEFESIRQVHSNLEQYLNLMKPEYRIGNSFFLPFGKDEGNGDSPHPNKEGKGGDWQAGNLLIVPLYSKEKKLLAIIQIDKPTDGKVPDKRKVRSLEAFANTAALAIANATLYNDAQARISELSTLHNIGIVISSAIEREKLLEKVVGVIRDTLHYLKVAIFTVEPQSKSIFIGAQSGYGEELNMLYFTVGGNSVVGWVAEHGEPQIVNDVRQEPRYSAIDPRVLSEIAVPIKREGKTIGVLNIEDDKTDAFTESDLRLLTTLASQVSIALDNARLYEEAKRRISELSALHNVGTTVSSTLKLDVLLDQVCRILSDTFHYNKIAIMIVDSNANELVFKASLGYHDILNEMGRRLKIGREGITGMVAATGEPIMVKDVTQNQHYVSIDGKTRSELAVPLKIKQQVVGVLNVESDNVNAFDQVDQRLLTTLASQVAVALENARLYEETEQLAVTDGLTGLNNHRFFQSFFERELNRARRYNHPLSLIMMDIDHFKRINDTLGHPMGDIVLKEVSRLLREQARDVDLVARYGGEEFMLVLPETKKSEARLLAERIRVAVERNRFEAEGAKNIGRVTISLGVSGFPEDGSEKDEIIDKVDKALYRAKAGGRNQVKI